GGCAATGTAATAAGTGATTTGTGCTCCAAATAGGAAAATTACGACTGAATAATAAACCCAAATCAATAAAATTACCAAAGAACCGGCCGCCCCGTACGATGAACCTAAATCACTATTTCCCATATAAATCCCTATGAGGTATTTACCGATACCAAAAAGAAGCATGGTGACTATTGCACCCATCCAAGTGTCCTTCCATCTTACCTTTGCATCAGGCAAAATCCTGTACATCAATGCAAAAACCACTACCAGAATCAACTGTGTGAGTATAAAATGTGCGATTGTTACCAGGTTAATGGGCAAATCAACCACATATTCTTTAAAGTAATTATTAATTATTACCAGAACTGCATCCAGGATAAGGGAAACCAAGAGGATAAAGCCAATGGAAGCAACCAATGAAAAACTTAATAACCGGTTGATGATAAACTTGATTAACCCTTTCTCCGGCTTAGGCTTGATATGCCAAATATGGTTGATGGCATTTTGAAGGCTTACAAATACCGTGGTGGCACTGAATGCCAGTATCAGAAATGCAACAAAATTGGAAATAATACCATTGGATTCCTTGTTGAAATTATCCAGAATATTTTCCAGAGTTGATCTACTTTCTTCACCTGCCAACTCTTCAACCTGTTGCAGCATTTCAGTTTTGATTTCTGTTTCTGAATATAAGGTCATTCCGATGTTGAGAATAATGATCAACAAGGCGGGTAAACTAAAAATAGTGTAAAATGCAGTGCCCGCAGCCAATCCCATAGATTCTCCGGAAAAGAAATCCTTGAAACTATCTCTGATTATTTGGAAAACCGTTAATTTCTTTAAACGATTAATCATTAGCTGTTATCATTTTCCCAAAGATCTTCTTGGGAATATGGACTCTTTGGACCTGTAAAAAAGGACCCGTCTATAAAACGGTATCTCAAATTGATTTGCGCCAATGCTTCCATATCCTCTTTTTTGAGATGGATTTCTGCGGAAGCGAGATTCTCTTCAATTCTTTCTTTATTTACTGATTTAGGAATCACCACTATGTCTCTGTGGATTGAAAAGGCAATCAAAATCTGGGCGGGACTTACTTTATATTTTTCTGCTATATTCACTACAACAGGGTTTTCAAACAAACTTGGTTCATCTGATTTTTTGATGGAAGATGACCTATCACCTGAGCCGAGGGGAGAATAAGCTGTCATATTGATCCCTTTTGATTTGCAATAAGCGACTAATTTGTTTTGGGGAAGATAAGGATGCATTTCTACCTGATTCATTTCAGGCATTTCTTTGCCACTTTTCATAATTTCCTCTAATTTGGAAACATTGAAATTGGACACACCAATGTGTTTTGCCAGACCCATTTTTTTACAATCTTCCATACCTTCCCATGTCTGCGATAAAGGAACATCATTATAAGTAAAAAACTCCTCCCGATTTTGGGCAAAACCAACACCTTTTTTAAAACTTATTGGCCAGTGAATCAGGTATAAATCCAAATAATCTAATTTAAGGTCTTTGAGTGTTTTTTTCAGGGCAAGTTGAACATCTTCCAAGCGGTGATTGCTGTTCCAAAGTTTGGAAGTAACAAACATTTCCTCTCTGGTCACTAGTCCATTCCCGAATGCAAATTCCAGAGCTTTGCCCACTTCCTTTTCATTTTCGTAAATTGCAGCACAATCTATGTGGCGGTAACCGGATTCTATGGCCCAAATAACCGCTTGGTAAACTTCTCCCGGTTTGGATTTCCATGTTCCTAAGCCAATTATCGGCATTGAATCACCGTTACTGAATTTGATCGATTTCATTTGGCAGTCTTTTTGGTTATTATTTTACGAAGTTATCCCTATATAACTTAAATCGGAACGAAAGGACTAATTTTTTAAATTCCTTAGAACGAATTGATGAAGGCAATGATATCCTGCAATACAATTACATTGAATGTCTCCTCAATAGCTTCATATTCAGAAACCGCACCTGTCTCCGCTTTTTGAAAAAGATGGTTAAGTTCAGGATAAACCTGCAGTTGCAGTAATGCAGGCTTTTTTTGGAAAAGTTCTATTAGTCTGTTTCCATTTTGTGCTGAATTCACCTGAAGATCTTTACCACCAAAAGCAGCAAATGTTGGTACAGTGATTTTTGAAATGTACATTTCCGGATCGGTTTTTATAAAATTATAAAACCAAGGATTAATGCTTTTTTCAAAAGTAGAACCCAATGAATTGGCTTGTTGTTCCAAAATTTCTTTTTCAAGACCATATCCACCCAAAATTTCATCTACCAACTCAGGGATTTTGGAGAGAGCATCATCACTGTTTTTACTATTTGTAATCAGATCATAAAATTTTTTGTTGATTGAAACTTGTTGATTTACCAATTCCCGGGGAGAACCTGAAGATCTTGAAATATCTTCAGTCTGCTTGAGCATCAAATCTGGAATTGGGACAACAGGTGCTGCCAACGCAATTAAAAAATCTGCCTTATTTTGTTCAGCTCCAATAAGCCAGGAAATAAGACCTCCTTCACTGTGTCCGATCACTCCTACTCTTTGATTATCAACAAATTCCTGTCTCCGCAAATATTCAAGGGCAAATAAGGCATCATCTTTAAAGTCAACGGAAGTCGCAGAAGAAAACTGACCTTCAGACTCACCTACTCCCCTTTCATCGTATCTCAAAACAACAATTCCCTGTTTGGTAAGGTAATCTGCAATGACCAAAAATGGTTTATGCCCAAAAATTTCCGAGTTCCTGTCCTGTGGTCCCGAACCACTCACCAATACTACAGCTGGAAAAGGACCTTCTCCATTGGGTTTGGTGATCAATCCTTTCAAATGTATCCCTTCTTTGTCATTTTTGAAAGCAATTGAAATATCTGAATACTCAAACGGAGGTTTGGGATGCTGTGGTCTATTGAGCTGCTTGTCAGGGTTGTTCAGATTTATCTCTTTTGTAAGGTCAAGCGGAAAAGACGTATCGTTTTGTTTGAATGTGCCCTTTATATTTTCTTCTACAAACAAACCTTCGTAACTGATTCCTCCAACAGCCAATTCAAAACTGAGCATAAAACCATTGAACAAAACCTTACTTAAAGGGATTCCTTTAGCACCCTGATTGGGGCTGTCCATCGTTCCTTTCCACTCCTCTCCCTCCAAATCAAAATGAAATACTAGAGGCAGCTTTTGTCCCATCACTTCAAGTGTTCCTTTCCAACTTCCTGTAAGTTCTTGACTTTGTGCAACTAAATTCAGATGAGTAAAAATCAAAAAAGTAAGAATTAAGGTTTTCATAGGTGTTCCATTTGTTTTAGATGCTGTAAATAAATAATATAATGCTTCATGAAGGACTGTTCATAAAAGAAAAGCTGTTAATATCGTCATTAAAATATAAAGGAATTCAAATTTAATCAACTTAAAGGACTTAATAGATAAGCAGATTTTATTGGATTTGGTGACAAAAACTATGCCTTTCGGAAAATACAAAGGAAGGCTTCTCTGTGACATACCTGAGCATTATTTGGTTTGGATGCATGGTAAGGGTTTCCCTGATGGCAAATTAGGCTTGTGGCTCCATACCCTTTATGAAATTAGGCTCAACGGACTGGAATCTATCTTATATGAGCTCAAAGAAATGCACAAAAAAAGACCAATCTAAAATTAAAGATTGGTCTTTTTTTAAAGTATGATTTTAAGATTAATAAATCAGAGTTATTTCATTTGAACAAGTAGTTGTGGATCCTGCTTCGCAGATGGAATAGGTTAAAGTACCACCTCCTCTAAAATTAGTCTGGTCGACATAAGTACCTGAGTTATTCACAGCAGCGGCAAGCAAAGTTCCGTTTCTGTAGATGTCCACTTGAGTTGCATTGGTACCGGACCAAGAAAGATCTGCTCTCCATCTTCCTGAAATCTTGCTGGCCACTCCTGCCAAACTTATAGCACCTGGATCAGTAGGATCAGTAGGATCAGTGGGATCAGTAGGTCCTGGGTCATTACCACCTGAACCTTGCCCCAACGAATACAACATATGATTGTTGGTGGTTCTCGAATTGGTTACAGTATTTTTAATTGAAGTTTCGGTTAGAAAATTATAAACAGCTTGGCTTGAAGCTGTAGGATTACTCTGTAAATAAAGTGCTGCCACACCTGCAACATGGGGAGAAGCCATTGAAGTACCTGAAATAGTATTTATAGCTGTATTGCTGGTGTACCATGCTGCCGTAATACTTGCACCCGGAGCAAAAATATCCACGCATTCACCGTAATTTGACCAAGATGTTTTGGAATCCGTATTGGTTGTGGCACCAACAGTATAAGCATTAGGAGCTCCCGCAGGAGATGAATTACATGCGTTCTGCTCTCTACCTCTTCTATCGCCGTTACCAGCAGCAACGATGACCGGTATTCCTGCATTATACAATCTTCCTACTGCATCATTTACTGCTGTGCTGGCTCCGCCTCCTAAAGACATATTAGCTACGGAGGGACCATTCGCATCTGAAGCCACCCAATCCATCCCGGCAATAACCCCACTGAAGGAACCCGAACCATTGCAATCCAAAACTCTGACAGCAACAAGAGTAACACTCTTTGCCACACCATACACAGTTCCTCCAACGGTACCTGCCACATGGGTTCCATGTCCGTCACAGTCTTCGGAATTTCCTCCAAAAGCATCAAATCCTTGCAATGCCCTGCCCCCAAACTCATTGTGGGCGGTCTTAATTCCAGTATCAATGATATAGGCTTTTACTCCTGTACCGGTTGCATTATAAACATAGGAGCTATTTAAAGGAAGTGATGTTTGATCAATTCTATCCAAACCCCAGGTAGCATTGTTCTGAGTGGTTGAATTGATGCTTACATAACCGTCTGGCTCAACATATTTGACCGATGGGTCTCTTTCAAGTGCCTGACGTTGATTTTCTGTAAGTTCTACAGAAAACCCTGTTAACAAATTCCCATAAACCCGCTCCACTTTTTCTTGTTCAATGTTGTATCTTGAAACAATCTCATGGGCCGACTTACGCATATTCATTTGAACATCCTCGTATCGGCCAGATTTTCTGAAATTCAAAGTATTCTCGTGAAGAACAACAATGAATTTTCCCGGGATAATCCCCTCCTGACTCGATAAAGAAACTTGCTCCAAGTCCTGAACGGTGATATCTTCTGCACTGTCCTGGCAGGAACTGACTGAAAACGCTAAAATCAACAGGAATAATCCT
This window of the Aquiflexum balticum DSM 16537 genome carries:
- a CDS encoding S8 family peptidase, producing MLNKTYQCLLRPAGLFLLILAFSVSSCQDSAEDITVQDLEQVSLSSQEGIIPGKFIVVLHENTLNFRKSGRYEDVQMNMRKSAHEIVSRYNIEQEKVERVYGNLLTGFSVELTENQRQALERDPSVKYVEPDGYVSINSTTQNNATWGLDRIDQTSLPLNSSYVYNATGTGVKAYIIDTGIKTAHNEFGGRALQGFDAFGGNSEDCDGHGTHVAGTVGGTVYGVAKSVTLVAVRVLDCNGSGSFSGVIAGMDWVASDANGPSVANMSLGGGASTAVNDAVGRLYNAGIPVIVAAGNGDRRGREQNACNSSPAGAPNAYTVGATTNTDSKTSWSNYGECVDIFAPGASITAAWYTSNTAINTISGTSMASPHVAGVAALYLQSNPTASSQAVYNFLTETSIKNTVTNSRTTNNHMLYSLGQGSGGNDPGPTDPTDPTDPTDPGAISLAGVASKISGRWRADLSWSGTNATQVDIYRNGTLLAAAVNNSGTYVDQTNFRGGGTLTYSICEAGSTTTCSNEITLIY
- a CDS encoding DUF3820 family protein produces the protein MDKQILLDLVTKTMPFGKYKGRLLCDIPEHYLVWMHGKGFPDGKLGLWLHTLYEIRLNGLESILYELKEMHKKRPI
- a CDS encoding aldo/keto reductase, yielding MKSIKFSNGDSMPIIGLGTWKSKPGEVYQAVIWAIESGYRHIDCAAIYENEKEVGKALEFAFGNGLVTREEMFVTSKLWNSNHRLEDVQLALKKTLKDLKLDYLDLYLIHWPISFKKGVGFAQNREEFFTYNDVPLSQTWEGMEDCKKMGLAKHIGVSNFNVSKLEEIMKSGKEMPEMNQVEMHPYLPQNKLVAYCKSKGINMTAYSPLGSGDRSSSIKKSDEPSLFENPVVVNIAEKYKVSPAQILIAFSIHRDIVVIPKSVNKERIEENLASAEIHLKKEDMEALAQINLRYRFIDGSFFTGPKSPYSQEDLWENDNS
- a CDS encoding alpha/beta hydrolase family protein; translated protein: MKTLILTFLIFTHLNLVAQSQELTGSWKGTLEVMGQKLPLVFHFDLEGEEWKGTMDSPNQGAKGIPLSKVLFNGFMLSFELAVGGISYEGLFVEENIKGTFKQNDTSFPLDLTKEINLNNPDKQLNRPQHPKPPFEYSDISIAFKNDKEGIHLKGLITKPNGEGPFPAVVLVSGSGPQDRNSEIFGHKPFLVIADYLTKQGIVVLRYDERGVGESEGQFSSATSVDFKDDALFALEYLRRQEFVDNQRVGVIGHSEGGLISWLIGAEQNKADFLIALAAPVVPIPDLMLKQTEDISRSSGSPRELVNQQVSINKKFYDLITNSKNSDDALSKIPELVDEILGGYGLEKEILEQQANSLGSTFEKSINPWFYNFIKTDPEMYISKITVPTFAAFGGKDLQVNSAQNGNRLIELFQKKPALLQLQVYPELNHLFQKAETGAVSEYEAIEETFNVIVLQDIIAFINSF
- a CDS encoding YihY/virulence factor BrkB family protein, with product MINRLKKLTVFQIIRDSFKDFFSGESMGLAAGTAFYTIFSLPALLIIILNIGMTLYSETEIKTEMLQQVEELAGEESRSTLENILDNFNKESNGIISNFVAFLILAFSATTVFVSLQNAINHIWHIKPKPEKGLIKFIINRLLSFSLVASIGFILLVSLILDAVLVIINNYFKEYVVDLPINLVTIAHFILTQLILVVVFALMYRILPDAKVRWKDTWMGAIVTMLLFGIGKYLIGIYMGNSDLGSSYGAAGSLVILLIWVYYSVVIFLFGAQITYYIAEHIGGNIIPKSQAVKVEMREIED